The proteins below come from a single Rhizobium tropici CIAT 899 genomic window:
- the rpoN gene encoding RNA polymerase factor sigma-54, whose product MALSANLFLRQSQSLVMTPQLMQSIQLLQMTHFELTQFIAQEVEKNPLLEFASNDEDLGSTSDREPKDERFEAMEETHGEDGSGRDAGDLASDWYESDNTGNANRLSDELDTNFGDIFPDDGSPQRADAPELLSQWKSMPGGEAGESYDLDDFVAGQVSLRDHLNEQIPFSLPAMADRLIAQHLVDQLDDTGYLRAELNETAERLGTTLADVERVLDTLQQLDPPGVFARCLSECLAIQLRQKDRFDPAMERLIENLELLARRDFATLKRVCGVDEEDLLDMMTEIRQLNPKPGSGFETEISEAIMPDIVVRPSADGSWLVELNPDALPRVLVSQSYFASVSKTSQDHAFLSECLQNANWLTRSLDQRAKTIMKVASEIVRQQDAFLLHGVDHLRPLNLKTVADAIKMHESTVSRVTSNKYMLTPRGLFELKYFFTVSIGAVEGGDSHSAEAVRHKIRLLITNESPDAVLSDDDIVDTLKKGGIELARRTVAKYREAMNIPSSVQRRREKRALAKVSGF is encoded by the coding sequence ATGGCACTATCGGCCAATCTTTTCCTGCGCCAAAGCCAGAGCCTGGTGATGACACCGCAACTGATGCAGTCCATCCAGTTGCTGCAGATGACGCATTTCGAGCTCACCCAATTCATCGCGCAGGAAGTCGAGAAGAATCCGCTGCTGGAATTTGCGTCAAATGACGAGGATCTAGGCAGTACCAGCGACCGTGAGCCGAAGGACGAACGGTTCGAGGCCATGGAGGAAACCCATGGCGAGGATGGCTCCGGACGCGATGCCGGCGACCTTGCGAGCGACTGGTATGAGAGTGACAATACCGGCAATGCCAACCGGCTGAGCGACGAGCTCGACACCAATTTCGGCGATATCTTTCCTGACGACGGCAGCCCGCAGCGCGCCGATGCGCCGGAGCTGCTCAGCCAATGGAAGTCCATGCCAGGGGGGGAAGCCGGTGAGAGCTATGATCTAGACGACTTCGTCGCCGGCCAGGTGTCGCTGCGTGATCATCTGAACGAACAGATCCCATTTTCGCTTCCCGCCATGGCCGATCGGCTGATTGCCCAGCATCTTGTCGACCAGCTCGACGACACCGGCTATCTGCGCGCCGAGCTCAACGAAACGGCCGAACGGCTCGGCACAACGCTTGCCGATGTGGAACGGGTTCTGGACACCCTGCAGCAGCTCGATCCTCCCGGTGTCTTTGCCCGCTGCCTCAGCGAATGCCTGGCGATCCAGCTTCGGCAGAAGGATCGCTTCGATCCCGCCATGGAGCGACTGATCGAAAACCTTGAACTGCTCGCGCGGCGCGATTTTGCTACGCTGAAGCGGGTCTGCGGTGTCGATGAGGAAGATCTGCTCGACATGATGACGGAAATCCGTCAGCTCAACCCCAAGCCCGGCAGCGGTTTCGAGACCGAGATATCGGAGGCGATCATGCCCGATATCGTCGTGCGGCCCTCTGCGGACGGGAGCTGGCTGGTGGAGCTCAATCCCGATGCGCTGCCGCGGGTATTGGTGAGCCAGTCCTATTTCGCCTCCGTCAGCAAGACCAGCCAGGACCACGCCTTCCTATCGGAATGCCTGCAGAACGCCAATTGGCTGACCCGCAGCCTGGACCAGCGCGCCAAGACGATCATGAAGGTGGCAAGCGAGATCGTGCGGCAACAGGACGCGTTCCTGCTGCATGGCGTCGACCATCTGCGGCCGCTCAACCTGAAAACCGTGGCGGACGCCATCAAGATGCATGAATCGACGGTCAGCCGCGTGACCTCGAACAAATACATGCTGACGCCGCGCGGTCTGTTCGAGCTCAAATATTTCTTCACGGTTTCGATCGGCGCCGTCGAAGGCGGCGACAGCCATTCCGCCGAAGCCGTACGTCACAAGATCCGCCTGCTGATCACGAACGAGAGCCCGGATGCGGTTCTGTCCGACGACGATATCGTCGATACGCTGAAGAAGGGCGGGATAGAGCTTGCTCGCCGCACGGTTGCAAAGTATCGGGAAGCCATGAACATCCCCTCCTCAGTGCAACGGCGCCGGGAGAAGCGGGCTTTGGCCAAAGTTTCCGGTTTCTGA
- the lptB gene encoding LPS export ABC transporter ATP-binding protein — MPGVPGPSSAASGAPAADKARYKGTLIARGLTKTYGRRRVVNGVSLVVRRGEAVGLLGPNGAGKTTCFYMITGLVPVDEGTIEIDGNNVTSMPMYRRARLGVGYLPQEASIFRGLTVEENIRAVLEVHEKDKTKRERKIDELLEEFHIRNLRTVPAIALSGGERRRLEIARALATDPTFMLLDEPFAGVDPISVADIQNLVHHLTARGIGVLITDHNVRETLGLIDRAYIIHAGEVLTHGRANDIVSNPEVRKLYLGDNFSL; from the coding sequence TTGCCCGGCGTGCCCGGGCCGTCTTCTGCGGCATCCGGCGCACCGGCCGCCGACAAGGCACGCTATAAAGGCACGCTGATCGCCCGCGGCCTCACCAAGACCTACGGCAGGCGTCGCGTCGTGAATGGCGTTTCGCTGGTGGTACGGCGTGGCGAGGCTGTTGGCCTGCTGGGGCCGAACGGCGCCGGCAAGACAACCTGTTTCTACATGATCACCGGGCTGGTGCCGGTCGATGAGGGCACGATCGAAATTGACGGCAACAACGTCACGTCGATGCCGATGTACCGCCGTGCGCGGCTCGGCGTCGGCTACCTGCCGCAGGAAGCCTCGATCTTCCGCGGCCTGACCGTTGAAGAAAACATCCGCGCCGTGCTCGAGGTCCATGAAAAGGACAAGACGAAGCGGGAGCGCAAGATCGACGAATTGCTGGAAGAGTTCCACATTCGCAATCTGCGCACGGTGCCGGCGATCGCACTTTCGGGCGGCGAACGGCGCCGCCTCGAAATCGCCCGCGCGCTGGCGACCGACCCGACCTTCATGCTGCTCGACGAGCCTTTCGCCGGCGTCGACCCGATTTCGGTCGCGGATATCCAGAACCTTGTGCATCATCTGACCGCACGCGGAATCGGCGTGCTGATCACGGACCACAATGTTCGCGAAACGCTCGGCCTGATCGACCGCGCCTACATCATCCATGCGGGTGAGGTGCTGACCCACGGCAGGGCGAACGATATCGTCAGCAACCCTGAAGTACGCAAGCTGTATCTGGGTGACAATTTCAGCCTCTGA
- a CDS encoding LptA/OstA family protein: MTKYWPNSIFNSGLRKAGLLCAFGAAAFFAAAEAGAQSTTSSMPGLALSKDQPIQIESDKLEIHDQESQAVFTGNVKVVQGTTTMQAGKMTVFYKKKQAGDAKQPDNPVAKVAKEQNQSLVSGDANIDHILVNDKVYLVSGTQTATAEDGSFDMTNQLAILKGKKVVLTDGPNVFTGCQLTVHMATGEAQLDSCGGRVQIQLDPKSQQVQQQQKKN; the protein is encoded by the coding sequence ATGACAAAGTATTGGCCTAATTCAATTTTCAATTCCGGCTTGCGCAAGGCAGGCCTTCTCTGTGCCTTTGGCGCCGCAGCATTCTTCGCCGCTGCCGAGGCCGGCGCACAGTCGACGACCAGCTCGATGCCGGGCCTTGCCCTTTCCAAGGATCAGCCGATCCAGATCGAAAGCGACAAGCTGGAGATCCACGACCAGGAAAGCCAGGCCGTATTCACCGGCAACGTCAAGGTCGTGCAGGGCACGACGACCATGCAGGCCGGCAAGATGACGGTCTTCTACAAGAAGAAGCAGGCGGGTGACGCCAAGCAGCCCGACAATCCGGTCGCGAAGGTGGCCAAGGAACAGAACCAGTCGCTGGTGTCTGGCGATGCCAACATCGACCACATTCTGGTCAACGACAAGGTCTACCTCGTTTCCGGAACGCAGACGGCGACGGCGGAGGACGGCTCCTTCGACATGACCAACCAGCTTGCCATCCTCAAGGGCAAGAAAGTGGTTCTGACTGACGGGCCGAACGTTTTCACCGGCTGCCAGCTTACCGTGCACATGGCGACAGGCGAAGCCCAGTTGGATTCCTGCGGCGGCCGCGTCCAGATCCAGCTCGACCCGAAGTCGCAGCAAGTGCAGCAACAACAAAAGAAAAACTGA
- the lptC gene encoding LPS export ABC transporter periplasmic protein LptC: MLNTIEPPGEAMRSVPERNAYKDAIFHSNRVKRLRVLLPLAAVVVSLLFIVVSVIRAYLPADIRIEGAKIEDGKVVMERPAISGRNKDGISYSLLAEKALQDIKNPNMITLKTIKASMPVNTDVIAHVTAQSADFDRQADTLKLTEPFTIIMDNGLHAEFKTAFLDVKKGDLSSQDQVAISRGGMSVVARSLKMTDKGSVIEFDGQVRMNIEPTTLHNSDSQQKPGGS, translated from the coding sequence ATGCTCAATACGATCGAGCCCCCCGGCGAGGCAATGCGCTCGGTGCCGGAACGGAACGCGTATAAAGACGCGATTTTCCACTCTAACCGCGTGAAGCGGCTGAGAGTGCTGTTGCCGCTTGCCGCCGTCGTGGTCTCGCTCCTGTTTATCGTCGTCTCGGTCATCCGCGCCTATCTGCCCGCCGACATCCGGATCGAGGGTGCCAAGATCGAGGATGGCAAGGTGGTCATGGAGCGCCCTGCCATATCCGGCCGCAACAAGGATGGCATCAGCTATTCGCTGCTTGCCGAAAAAGCGCTGCAGGATATCAAGAACCCGAATATGATCACGCTCAAGACCATCAAGGCATCCATGCCGGTCAATACGGATGTGATCGCCCACGTCACGGCCCAAAGCGCGGATTTCGATCGCCAGGCCGATACGCTGAAGCTGACCGAACCCTTCACCATCATTATGGACAACGGCCTGCACGCGGAATTCAAGACCGCCTTCCTGGACGTGAAGAAGGGAGACCTTTCCAGCCAGGATCAGGTCGCAATCAGCCGAGGCGGTATGTCGGTTGTTGCGCGTTCGCTCAAGATGACGGATAAGGGGAGCGTAATCGAATTCGACGGGCAGGTTCGGATGAACATCGAACCCACCACTCTCCATAATTCAGATAGCCAACAGAAGCCGGGCGGTTCATGA